AttcttttgtttagttttagAGTTGCCCTACCTGTTgggttcttttatatatatatgtgtgtgtgtgggTTTCTTCTTTGTAATTGCCGTCTTTGTTATCAAATTTACAACAAAAAAGCCAaagaattgttttaattaattatgtatatatattgttagtAGGAGAGACTCtaccattttatttcttaaaattggTTTTGGCATTTTCCTGGGCTTCTATAATAATACTCCAACCAACCAgcagggtttagggttttaatttgcACTTGTTTTCCAAATGAGGAAACAGTTTGGGGGTCTGAAAGAAAGGTTATAGTTTgggctactttttcttttctttatctgATTTGCTAATACTAGAATTATGTTGCAGGTATGAAAGTAGAGTGAAAGTTGAGAAATCTCACTGGCGAGAGATGAGTTCGTCGTGTTTAGGCAGGACGTATGCTTTAGACcttgaaataataaaatcacCACCCACATCAACCTCCTCCTCTTCTTCAACTCTCTCCGATGCCATCAATTCCCCACTCGCCATCTCCACCCGCAAACCCCGTTCCCCTCGTAAACGCCCCAACCAAACCTACTCTGAAGCTGCCGCCCTCCTTTCCACTGCCTATCCTTATATCTTCCCCGCCAAAACCTTCGCTAAACCCCCAAAATTCACCCTCCCTCCTCCTCCTTCCTCTTTCTTCCCTGATTCTTCTTCTCAATTATTGTTGTTCCCTTTCCGCCATCTCCACCACTCTGGTTTCTTGCTCCACCATCAATCACCCATTCGGGAAAAGCCCAGTTCCCTCATTGACTCCAAAGCCGACACCACCTCCTGGGCCTCCCAAACTAGTAGTGGAGAAGTCAATTCCCATGGAGGAGGAGATTCCATGGAAACTGACTACTTTAACACTGAATTCCAAGATGATTTCGATGCAGAATCCATTATTCTGGATGAAGAAACTGAGCAAGGTATTGATAGCATTATGGGGAACCTGAGTGTCAACCAGGACACATGGGATGATGAATCAAACGGCAGATGTCGGTT
This sequence is a window from Gossypium raimondii isolate GPD5lz chromosome 5, ASM2569854v1, whole genome shotgun sequence. Protein-coding genes within it:
- the LOC105769940 gene encoding protein CHLOROPLAST IMPORT APPARATUS 2; the protein is MSSSCLGRTYALDLEIIKSPPTSTSSSSSTLSDAINSPLAISTRKPRSPRKRPNQTYSEAAALLSTAYPYIFPAKTFAKPPKFTLPPPPSSFFPDSSSQLLLFPFRHLHHSGFLLHHQSPIREKPSSLIDSKADTTSWASQTSSGEVNSHGGGDSMETDYFNTEFQDDFDAESIILDEETEQGIDSIMGNLSVNQDTWDDESNGRCRFTHLGSWYTNPIPMAMGLRKGMGALRHVDQGNCWNFSTVDVLQISPKTNPTITTTSRADKKKRKNKAEKPIAAAETPNPKPNNTGLKLKLKLNYENVVNAWSDGASPFSEKPPADDDVYARLAQVELLSEGEAEAEAEGGGRKASVLRYKQKRHTRLLSTKIRYQVRKVNADRRPRIKGRFVRRPSSSTVSEER